A stretch of Malus sylvestris chromosome 11, drMalSylv7.2, whole genome shotgun sequence DNA encodes these proteins:
- the LOC126590540 gene encoding outer envelope pore protein 16, chloroplastic-like isoform X1 produces the protein MPRSSFSGALTGPQVDVIIDLGNPLLNHTVDGFLKIGTVAATRAVAEDAFSAAKKDADHIELRSDDDGGISTKDFEHTLKKMCKEGAYWGTVAGLYVGAEYGIERVRGRRDWKNAMLGGALTGALVSAASKENKDKVLVDAITGGAHCDRCGIHQLSRLNKNVIFYPISL, from the exons atgccgAGAAGCAGTTTCTCAGGGGCGCTTACAGGGCCGCAGGTCGACGTGATCATCGACTTGGGAAACCCCTTGCTCAACCACACCGTCGATGGCTTCTTGAAGATCGGAACA GTTGCTGCTACCAGAGCTGTTGCAGAGGATGCTTTCTCTGCGGCCAAGAAAG ATGCCGATCATATTGAGCTGCGGTCTGATGATGATG GGGGCATTTCGACTAAAGACTTTGAGCACACT TTGAAGAAGATGTGTAAAGAAGGTGCATATTGGG GAACTGTAGCTGGACTGTACGTGGGAGCAGAGTATGGTATCGAGAGGGTCCGTGGACGCAGAGACTGG AAGAATGCCATGCTCGGGGGTGCATTGACAGGGGCTCTAGTATCTGCAGCCAGCAAAGAGAACAAGGATAAAGTTCTGGTGGATGCAATTACAGGAGGTGCCCATTGCGACCGCTGCGGAATTCATCAACTATCTCGCCTGAACAAGAACGTAATATTCTACCCGATCTCTCTGTAG
- the LOC126590540 gene encoding outer envelope pore protein 16, chloroplastic-like isoform X3, translating into MPRSSFSGALTGPQVDVIIDLGNPLLNHTVDGFLKIGTVAATRAVAEDAFSAAKKGGISTKDFEHTLKKMCKEGAYWGTVAGLYVGAEYGIERVRGRRDWKNALLGGALTGALVSAASKENKDKVLVDAITGGAIATAAEFINYLT; encoded by the exons atgccgAGAAGCAGTTTCTCAGGGGCGCTTACAGGGCCGCAGGTCGACGTGATCATCGACTTGGGAAACCCCTTGCTCAACCACACCGTCGATGGCTTCTTGAAGATCGGAACA GTTGCTGCTACCAGAGCTGTTGCAGAGGATGCTTTCTCTGCGGCCAAGAAAG GGGGCATTTCGACTAAAGACTTTGAGCACACT TTGAAGAAGATGTGTAAAGAAGGTGCATATTGGG GAACTGTAGCTGGACTGTACGTGGGAGCAGAGTATGGTATCGAGAGGGTCCGTGGACGCAGAGACTGG AAGAATGCATTGCTCGGGGGTGCATTGACAGGGGCTCTAGTATCTGCAGCCAGCAAAGAGAACAAAGATAAAGTTCTGGTGGATGCAATTACAGGAGGTGCCATTGCGACCGCTGCGGAATTCATCAACTATCTCACCTGA
- the LOC126590541 gene encoding defensin NsD7-like, with amino-acid sequence MERSMRLVSATFVIVLLLTTTEMGPMGVEARTESSKAVEGKICEVPSTLFKGLCISSNNCKHTCRKEQFTRGHCSVFTRACVCTKKC; translated from the exons ATGGAGCGTTCAATGCGTCTTGTTTCAGCCACCTTCGTTATTGTCTTGCTTTTGACCACTACTG AGATGGGGCCAATGGGTGTTGAGGCAAGGACTGAGTCAAGCAAGGCAGTTGAGGGGAAGATCTGTGAGGTTCCAAGCACTCTGTTCAAAGGCTTGTGCATTTCGTCTAACAACTGTAAACACACCTGCAGAAAGGAGCAATTCACCAGAGGCCATTGTAGTGTCTTCACCCGTGCTTGCGTGTGCACCAAAAAGtgctaa
- the LOC126590539 gene encoding outer envelope pore protein 16, chloroplastic-like: MNLIHRHRLMQLRLHCMASSDGILVNVSSLINIVVQNTPTNFVISVSHRERERERVRRERKKKKMPRSSFSGALTGPQVDVVIDLGNPLLNHTVDGFLKIGTVAATRAVAEDAFSAAKNGSISTSDFKHTLKKMCKEGAYWGTVAGVYVGAEYGIERVRGHRDWKNAMLGGALTGALVSAASKENKDKILVDAITGGAIATAAEFINYLT, encoded by the exons ATGAACTTGATCCACCGGCACCGCCTGATGCAATTGAGGCTGCATTGCATGGCATCTTCCGATGGCATTCTCGTAAATGTCTCATCACTGATAAATATCGTAGTACAAAACACCCCCACCAATTTTGTCATCAGTGTTagtcacagagagagagagagagagagagtgaggagagagagaaagaagaagaagatgccgAGAAGCAGTTTCTCAGGGGCGCTTACAGGGCCGCAAGTCGACGTGGTCATCGACTTGGGAAACCCCTTGCTCAACCACACCGTCGATGGCTTCTTGAAGATCGGAACC GTTGCTGCTACCAGAGCTGTTGCAGAGGATGCTTTCTCTGCGGCCAAGAATG GGAGCATTTCGACTAGCGACTTTAAGCACACT TTGAAGAAGATGTGTAAAGAAGGTGCATATTGGG GAACTGTAGCTGGAGTGTATGTGGGAGCAGAGTATGGTATCGAGAGGGTCCGTGGACACAGAGACTGG AAGAATGCCATGCTCGGGGGTGCATTGACAGGGGCTCTAGTATCTGCAGCCAGCAAAGAGAACAAGGATAAAATTCTGGTGGATGCAATTACAGGAGGTGCCATTGCGACCGCTGCGGAATTCATCAACTATCTCACCTGA
- the LOC126590540 gene encoding outer envelope pore protein 16, chloroplastic-like isoform X2: protein MPRSSFSGALTGPQVDVIIDLGNPLLNHTVDGFLKIGTVAATRAVAEDAFSAAKKDADHIELRSDDDGGISTKDFEHTLKKMCKEGAYWGTVAGLYVGAEYGIERVRGRRDWKNALLGGALTGALVSAASKENKDKVLVDAITGGAIATAAEFINYLT from the exons atgccgAGAAGCAGTTTCTCAGGGGCGCTTACAGGGCCGCAGGTCGACGTGATCATCGACTTGGGAAACCCCTTGCTCAACCACACCGTCGATGGCTTCTTGAAGATCGGAACA GTTGCTGCTACCAGAGCTGTTGCAGAGGATGCTTTCTCTGCGGCCAAGAAAG ATGCCGATCATATTGAGCTGCGGTCTGATGATGATG GGGGCATTTCGACTAAAGACTTTGAGCACACT TTGAAGAAGATGTGTAAAGAAGGTGCATATTGGG GAACTGTAGCTGGACTGTACGTGGGAGCAGAGTATGGTATCGAGAGGGTCCGTGGACGCAGAGACTGG AAGAATGCATTGCTCGGGGGTGCATTGACAGGGGCTCTAGTATCTGCAGCCAGCAAAGAGAACAAAGATAAAGTTCTGGTGGATGCAATTACAGGAGGTGCCATTGCGACCGCTGCGGAATTCATCAACTATCTCACCTGA
- the LOC126591228 gene encoding mitochondrial import inner membrane translocase subunit Tim9, translating to MDKSMIGDLDSLPEEDKMRMATMIDQLQIRDSLRMYNSLVERCFNDCVDTFKHKSLQKQEETCVRRCAEKFLKHSMRVGMRFAELNQGAATQD from the exons ATGGACAAGAGCATGATAGGAGATCTGGATTCGCTTCCAGAGGAAGATAAGATGAGAATGGCCACCATGATCGACCAGCTCCAGATCCGCGACAg TTTGAGAATGTATAACTCACTTGTTGAGAGATGCTTCAATGATTGTGTCGACACCTTTAAGCACAAATCGCTGCAGAAGCAAGAGGAAACCTGTGTCAGGCGATGTGCTGAGAAGTTCCTAAAGCATTCCATGCGTGTTGGAATGAGGTTTGCAGAGCTCAACCAGGGAGCTGCAACACAAGATTAG
- the LOC126590542 gene encoding defensin NsD7-like, with translation MERSMCLLSTAFILVLLLAATEMGPMGVEARTEPSKAVEGKICEVPSTLFKGLCISSNNCKHTCRKEQFTRGHCSVFTRACVCTKKC, from the exons ATGGAGCGTTCAATGTGTCTTCTTTCAACTGCCTTCATTCTTGTCTTGCTTTTGGCTGCTACCG AGATGGGGCCAATGGGTGTTGAGGCAAGGACTGAGCCAAGCAAGGCAGTTGAGGGGAAGATCTGTGAGGTTCCGAGCACCCTGTTCAAAGGGTTGTGCATTTCATCTAACAACTGTAAACACACCTGCAGAAAGGAGCAATTCACCAGAGGCCATTGTAGTGTCTTCACCCGTGCTTGCGTGTGCACCAAAAAGTGCTAA